In a single window of the Pieris rapae chromosome 9, ilPieRapa1.1, whole genome shotgun sequence genome:
- the LOC111000050 gene encoding thioredoxin-related transmembrane protein 1 codes for MARVGSVSFMLSFFLYSSLLLCFFTSKASANIELDEDNWRQILEGEWMVEFHAPWCPACNALSSAWKELSNKAQSKKFSMKAAAVDVTKSPGLSGRFVVTALPTIFHVKDGEFRQYKGPRDASSMLEYVEKARWKQTEAVPSWKAPDSIQMGVVAHFFKLSQALRSVHNMLMETYGLPTWGSYLIFAIATIFIGALLGLILVCVIDLLYPPRRSDKVFISRAEADKRGEEKKSEDDLINDDIVDEAENADSDAEKNSPSDTSDDDKDKDMGAGEGQSGEGKGDKQEVRKRKSRKAD; via the exons ATGGCGCGTGTTGGAAGTGTTTCTTTTATGTTaagttttttcctttattcttcattgttattatgttttttcacAAGCAAGGCTAGTGCAAATATTGAGCTAGATGAAGACAATTGGAGACAAATTTTAGAAGGTGAATGGATGGTTGAATT CCATGCTCCATGGTGCCCAGCATGCAATGCATTATCCTCAGCATGGAAGGAGCTGTCAAATAAGGCACAGAGCAAGAAATTTTCCATGAAAGCTGCTGCAGTGGATGTGACAAAGTCACCTGGCCTAAGTGGTAGATTTGTTGTGACTGCTCTGCCAACAATATTTCA TGTAAAAGACGGTGAATTCCGTCAATACAAGGGTCCTCGTGACGCAAGCTCAATGTTGGAATATGTGGAGAAAGCTCGTTGGAAGCAAACGGAAGCTGTGCCTTCCTGGAAGGCCCCCGATTCAATACAGATGGGTGTAGTTGCTCACTTCTTTAAACTCAGCCAGGCTTTGAGA aGTGTACACAATATGTTGATGGAAACATATGGTCTACCAACTTGGGGATCATACCTTATTTTTGCTATTGCCACAATATTTATTGGAGCGTTGCTGGGATTG ATTCTCGTATGTGTTATCGACCTCTTATACCCCCCACGGCGGTCTGACAAAGTGTTTATATCTCGAGCTGAAGCTGATAAGAGAGGGGAGGAGAAAAAGTCGGAAGAT GACCTGATAAATGATGATATCGTGGATGAAGCTGAGAACGCAGATAGTGATGCCGAGAAAAATTCACCCAGTGAT ACGTCGGACGACGACAAAGACAAGGATATGGGCGCGGGGGAAGGTCAGTCGGGGGAGGGGAAAGGGGACAAACAGGAGGTGCGCAAGCGCAAGTCAAGGAAGGCTGACTAA
- the LOC111000049 gene encoding puff-specific protein Bx42 has translation MASLSSLLPAPVQQVWDRDDELKAKRVGSALVVSQTSVPPYGQRKGWVPRAEEDFGDGGAFPEIHVAQYPLGMGARGKESTSNALAVQLDESGKVKYSAIARQGHSADKIIYTKLTDLLPSEVVAEDDPTLQKPTEDDIQDITEKTKLALEKLTNAKISAALPVKAAPKAAPAQYIRYTPAQQGGAFNSGAKQRVIRMVEAQVDPMEPPRFQINRKIPRAAPSPPAPVLHSPPRRVSVKQQRDWKVPPCVSHWKNAKGYTIPLDKRLAADGRGLQQVHINENFSKLAEALYIADRKAREAVEARAQLERRLAQREKEKKEEHLRMLAQRARDHRAGIRGPEEENEPIGELDGESAERDKLRAERHKERQRDRNLARAAPDKRSKLVKERERDISEQIALGLPAKANQGGEAMFDQRLFNNSKGMDSGYGDDEAYNVYDKAWRSGDAVASHIYRPSRNADTDNYGGDLETIANTRRFVADKEFAGTSSSNTRSGPVQFEKNPSRAEPPSRSNQPEADFDPFGLDRFLSEAKRADKSSRKSHHEPHAKRRRE, from the exons atggCGTCGTTGTCCAG tttattaccCGCACCTGTCCAGCAGGTATGGGATAGAGATGATGAGCTTAAAGCAAAACGCGTTGGGAGTGCCTTAGTTGTATCTCAAACTAGCGTTCCTCCTTATGGTCAAAGGAAAGGATGGGTTCCTCGAGCAGAAGAAGATTTTGGAG ATGGTGGGGCGTTTCCCGAAATTCATGTTGCTCAGTATCCTTTGGGTATGGGTGCTCGAGGCAAAGAAAGTACATCCAATGCACTTGCTGTACAATTAGATGAATCGGGTAAAGTGAAATACTCTGCGATTGCTAGGCAAGGTCACAGTGCTGATAAG ATAATATACACAAAGCTAACGGATCTCCTGCCTTCAGAAGTTGTAGCTGAAGACGACCCAACACTACAGAAACCTACAGAAGATGACATTCAAGATATTACAGAGAAAACTAAATTAGCATTAGAGAAGTTAACTAATGCAAAGATCTCTGCTGCTTTGCCAGTCAAAGCTGCACCAAAAGCC GCACCAGCACAATACATTCGCTACACTCCAGCACAACAGGGTGGGGCTTTTAATTCTGGTGCTAAGCAGAGGGTTATAAG AATGGTAGAAGCCCAGGTTGACCCAATGGAGCCGCCTCGCTTCCAAATCAACCGCAAGATCCCGCGAGCGGCGCCTTCGCCCCCTGCCCCCGTGCTTCATTCACCACCACGACGAGTGTCCGTCAAACAGCAGAGGGATTGGAAAGTGCCTCCATGTGTCAGTCATTGGAAGAACGCCAAAG GTTATACTATACCATTGGACAAGCGACTGGCGGCGGATGGGCGTGGTTTGCAGCAAGTACATATTAATGAAAACTTCTCAAAGTTAGCTGAAGCCCTGTATATAGCTGACAG aaaaGCCCGAGAGGCCGTAGAGGCGCGTGCGCAACTAGAAAGAAGACTGGCGCAGAGAGAGAAGGAGAAGAAAGAAGAACATCTTAGGATGCTTGCACAGAGGGCCAGAGATCACAGAGCTG GTATAAGGGGACCGGAAGAAGAGAATGAGCCAATTGGGGAATTGGACGGAGAATCGGCAGAGAGAGATAAGTTGCGAGCGGAGAGACATAAAGAGAGACAGCGAGACAGGAATTTGGCACGCGCCGCTCCTGACAAACG TTCTAAACTTGTAAAGGAGCGAGAACGAGATATTTCTGAGCAGATTGCGCTCGGCCTTCCGGCTAAAGCAAACCAAGGTGGTGAGGCTATGTTCGATCAACGACTGTTTAACAACTCCAAAGGGATGGACAGTG GTTACGGTGATGACGAAGCGTACAACGTGTATGACAAAGCGTGGCGATCTGGTGACGCCGTCGCCTCTCACATTTATCGGCCTTCGAGAAATGCCGACACCGACAATTATGGAGGCGACTTAGAAACGATCGCTAACACTAGACG TTTCGTAGCAGACAAGGAATTCGCCGGCACCAGCAGTAGCAATACTCGATCAGGTCCCGTTCAGTTTGAAAAGAATCCGTCACGAGCGGAACCACCG agTCGCAGTAATCAACCAGAGGCTGACTTTGATCCGTTCGGTCTGGACCGGTTCTTGAGTGAAGCGAAGCGCGCAGACAAAAGCTCACGCAAGAGTCATCATGAGCCACACGCCAAGAGACGACGAGAGTGA
- the LOC111000031 gene encoding uncharacterized protein LOC111000031 isoform X1, producing the protein MPSKKRKYNARFPAGRIKKIMQTDEEVGKVAQAVPIIISRTLELFVESLLSKAMQVTMQRNAKTLSPSHVKQCILAESRFDFLRDLVKNVPDVTAAEEKELQSGESSPNSSRFSDSLSKKLVREDSNSSSSSDVKVTPLIPPRDFNQCLSVEPDRPKIEIMPEAIDLTKKDSKPFVTAANFYQETLPDEVPVKSVIKLNPTYASPQPSTSNYAILKSVDVETETVIPQQDSFLIRQATPPLTPITPITPIFNIDFTKNLAKPEIKVLDANAVKDKKVIRQNSKSKLKKIEVPKPVILDNITTDLQIDEDYDT; encoded by the exons ATGCCGtcgaaaaaaagaaaatacaatgcAAGATTTCCAGCA GGGCGTATTAAGAAGATAATGCAGACTGATGAAGAAGTCGGGAAGGTGGCCCAGGCAGtacctattataattt cTCGTACCTTGGAGCTGTTTGTGGAGTCATTGCTGAGCAAGGCAATGCAAGTTACAATGCAGAGGAATGCCAAGACTCTCAGTCCATCACATGTCAAGCAGTGCATACTAGCTGAATctagatttgattttttaaggGATTtg GTTAAAAATGTGCCAGATGTGACTGCAGCAGAGGAGAAAGAGTTGCAGAGTGGGGAGAGTTCACCTAATTCTTCAAG attctCAGACTCACTATCTAAGAAGCTAGTCAGAGAGGATTCAAACAGTTCGAGTAGCTCAGATGTTAAGGTGACACCATTGATACCACCAAGAGATTTCAACCAGTGCCTTTCTGTCGAACCAGATAGAcctaaaatagaaataatgcCCGAAGCCATAGATCTAACGAAAAAAGATAGTAAACCATTTGTCACAGCAGCTAATTTCTATCAAGAGACTTTACCAGATGAGGTGCCGGTTAAAAGTGTGATAAAACTGAATCCAACTTATGCCAGTCCACAACCCTCAACGTCTAACTACGCGATTTTAAAATCAGTTGACGTGGAAACGGAAACTGTTATCCCGCAACAGGACTCGTTCTTAATACGTCAAGCGACACCCCCTTTAACACCAATAACGCCAATCACACCAATTTTTAACATAGATTTCACAAAAAACCTAGCCAAACCAGAAATAAAAGTGCTCGATGCGAATGCTGTGAAAGATAAGAAAGTAATAAGGCAgaattcaaagtcaaaattgaaaaaaattgaagtTCCAAAGCCGGTGATTCTAGATAATATTACTACTGATTTGCAAATCGATGAAGACTATGATACCTGA
- the LOC111000031 gene encoding uncharacterized protein LOC111000031 isoform X2, protein MQTDEEVGKVAQAVPIIISRTLELFVESLLSKAMQVTMQRNAKTLSPSHVKQCILAESRFDFLRDLVKNVPDVTAAEEKELQSGESSPNSSRFSDSLSKKLVREDSNSSSSSDVKVTPLIPPRDFNQCLSVEPDRPKIEIMPEAIDLTKKDSKPFVTAANFYQETLPDEVPVKSVIKLNPTYASPQPSTSNYAILKSVDVETETVIPQQDSFLIRQATPPLTPITPITPIFNIDFTKNLAKPEIKVLDANAVKDKKVIRQNSKSKLKKIEVPKPVILDNITTDLQIDEDYDT, encoded by the exons ATGCAGACTGATGAAGAAGTCGGGAAGGTGGCCCAGGCAGtacctattataattt cTCGTACCTTGGAGCTGTTTGTGGAGTCATTGCTGAGCAAGGCAATGCAAGTTACAATGCAGAGGAATGCCAAGACTCTCAGTCCATCACATGTCAAGCAGTGCATACTAGCTGAATctagatttgattttttaaggGATTtg GTTAAAAATGTGCCAGATGTGACTGCAGCAGAGGAGAAAGAGTTGCAGAGTGGGGAGAGTTCACCTAATTCTTCAAG attctCAGACTCACTATCTAAGAAGCTAGTCAGAGAGGATTCAAACAGTTCGAGTAGCTCAGATGTTAAGGTGACACCATTGATACCACCAAGAGATTTCAACCAGTGCCTTTCTGTCGAACCAGATAGAcctaaaatagaaataatgcCCGAAGCCATAGATCTAACGAAAAAAGATAGTAAACCATTTGTCACAGCAGCTAATTTCTATCAAGAGACTTTACCAGATGAGGTGCCGGTTAAAAGTGTGATAAAACTGAATCCAACTTATGCCAGTCCACAACCCTCAACGTCTAACTACGCGATTTTAAAATCAGTTGACGTGGAAACGGAAACTGTTATCCCGCAACAGGACTCGTTCTTAATACGTCAAGCGACACCCCCTTTAACACCAATAACGCCAATCACACCAATTTTTAACATAGATTTCACAAAAAACCTAGCCAAACCAGAAATAAAAGTGCTCGATGCGAATGCTGTGAAAGATAAGAAAGTAATAAGGCAgaattcaaagtcaaaattgaaaaaaattgaagtTCCAAAGCCGGTGATTCTAGATAATATTACTACTGATTTGCAAATCGATGAAGACTATGATACCTGA
- the LOC111000031 gene encoding uncharacterized protein LOC111000031 isoform X3, which translates to MQVTMQRNAKTLSPSHVKQCILAESRFDFLRDLVKNVPDVTAAEEKELQSGESSPNSSRFSDSLSKKLVREDSNSSSSSDVKVTPLIPPRDFNQCLSVEPDRPKIEIMPEAIDLTKKDSKPFVTAANFYQETLPDEVPVKSVIKLNPTYASPQPSTSNYAILKSVDVETETVIPQQDSFLIRQATPPLTPITPITPIFNIDFTKNLAKPEIKVLDANAVKDKKVIRQNSKSKLKKIEVPKPVILDNITTDLQIDEDYDT; encoded by the exons ATGCAAGTTACAATGCAGAGGAATGCCAAGACTCTCAGTCCATCACATGTCAAGCAGTGCATACTAGCTGAATctagatttgattttttaaggGATTtg GTTAAAAATGTGCCAGATGTGACTGCAGCAGAGGAGAAAGAGTTGCAGAGTGGGGAGAGTTCACCTAATTCTTCAAG attctCAGACTCACTATCTAAGAAGCTAGTCAGAGAGGATTCAAACAGTTCGAGTAGCTCAGATGTTAAGGTGACACCATTGATACCACCAAGAGATTTCAACCAGTGCCTTTCTGTCGAACCAGATAGAcctaaaatagaaataatgcCCGAAGCCATAGATCTAACGAAAAAAGATAGTAAACCATTTGTCACAGCAGCTAATTTCTATCAAGAGACTTTACCAGATGAGGTGCCGGTTAAAAGTGTGATAAAACTGAATCCAACTTATGCCAGTCCACAACCCTCAACGTCTAACTACGCGATTTTAAAATCAGTTGACGTGGAAACGGAAACTGTTATCCCGCAACAGGACTCGTTCTTAATACGTCAAGCGACACCCCCTTTAACACCAATAACGCCAATCACACCAATTTTTAACATAGATTTCACAAAAAACCTAGCCAAACCAGAAATAAAAGTGCTCGATGCGAATGCTGTGAAAGATAAGAAAGTAATAAGGCAgaattcaaagtcaaaattgaaaaaaattgaagtTCCAAAGCCGGTGATTCTAGATAATATTACTACTGATTTGCAAATCGATGAAGACTATGATACCTGA
- the LOC111000030 gene encoding protein lines — MVLRTYIAPKTNEGMASDQPVKKKQRIDGPDRDDGSDKSGEEIFSDIFDSEETPVEHSGDFITRNGESPDSGTVSEDAVDCSSILRHLSNGSVDNIPSSSNTPHWAATDDKLLTELRSLQNSLIGQCLCGIDENVVITLFDRRLHIATWPLRCTLTYLSTMQLLFDIYLKQNSTGTICSQLMNACDIFIRNRHDWITEVVELSEHKSKFVTFVASRVLASFLIVSKDTVDENWLQQITENIYLFDRINRITVQKINFSLDIIKRIVEWKDVEQHPLEDSNYINTVHVQEDNPFRSGTSYSNNMPSGSRSDLDNAFSNLQTHSSPSTSNENVTEIKPSTFKLHEPVLKLPSEQPNQRIERSESPEPQLSRIERVNECGCVTVILTDSESFDTSHIKCLTVKNLEHHWPVLVKNMKLLLLRYLNLSNAENCVLTFFSLWENIISVKANLSVIDTKPFYADLQSFIDLLRNTLLPPLIYSHLLSLFNEVLCYGSTLALQDILPEEICSVAHSIVRYVKDFRLLSEVRVHSSRSGFGFLGHDCTVLREYSLGSEVAPLSTTIQLVDQSYGEDEHDSNQRNEIDKTMLQRMSLLVLKSVAVTVKEMRCDSSDSSIDSSDYNAIQDMQIVERSIRDVLKKLDFFIRNCLEFHPETPFTKMLIHLFSEQDDYLIESMVCTLDITVGIVYRNSMYPDLIPMLNPITSFIEFLKVVSHDSDVLLDYLVSNETCFLLYLLRFLKYVRRNWPKFLETCQLSDGSNRGLDDTMRVLIRLRLQISRLVSKSLFPYNISPVLRLLEVCESLYEGNEFS; from the coding sequence ATGGTTTTACGCACGTACATCGCTCCAAAGACTAATGAAGGAATGGCTTCAGACCAACCTGTAAAGAAAAAGCAAAGAATAGACGGTCCTGACAGAGACGATGGAAGTGATAAGTCCGGGGAAGAGATATTCTCTGACATATTTGACTCGGAAGAAACTCCTGTTGAACATTCTGGAGATTTTATAACTAGAAATGGAGAATCACCAGATAGTGGTACTGTAAGTGAAGATGCTGTTGATTGTTCATCTATTTTAAGGCATTTAAGTAATGGCAGTGTTGATAATATCCCCTCATCAAGCAATACACCTCATTGGGCAGCTACAGATGATAAGCTGCTTACTGAATTACGATCACTGCAAAATTCTTTAATTGGTCAATGCTTATGTGGTATAGATGAAAATGTGGTCATCACCCTGTTTGATAGGAGACTTCATATTGCTACTTGGCCATTAAGATGTACCTTGACTTATCTTTCAACCATGCAACTcctatttgatatatatttgaaacaaaacagTACTGGTACAATTTGTTCACAGTTGATGAATGcatgtgatatttttataagaaataggCATGATTGGATCACAGAAGTTGTTGAACTTTCGGAACATAAAAGCAAATTTGTAACTTTTGTTGCAAGTAGAGTTCTTGCCAGCTTCCTTATAGTATCTAAAGATACCGTTGATGAAAATTGGTTACAACAAATAAcagagaatatttatttatttgatagaaTCAATAGGATAACAgttcagaaaataaatttcagcTTAGATATTATTAAGAGGATAGTTGAGTGGAAAGATGTAGAGCAACATCCATTAGAagatagtaattatataaacacagTGCATGTTCAGGAAGATAACCCATTTCGAAGTGGTACTAGTTATAGCAATAACATGCCTTCTGGCTCAAGAAGTGATTTAGATAATGCATTCTCTAATTTACAAACACACAGTTCACCTTCCACCTCTAATGAAAATGTAACAGAAATTAAACCTTCAACGTTTAAACTACATGAGCCAGTACTTAAATTACCATCAGAACAGCCAAATCAAAGGATAGAGAGAAGTGAATCACCCGAACCACAACTTTCTAGAATAGAACGAGTAAATGAATGTGGTTGTGTAACTGTTATTTTAACTGACTCGGAATCATTCGATACTTCTCATATAAAATGCTTAACAGTAAAAAATTTGGAACATCATTGGCCTGTTTtggtaaaaaatatgaaattactGCTACTTCGGTACCTGAATTTGAGCAATGCAGAAAATTGTGttcttacatttttttcacTATGGGAGAACATAATAAGTGTAAAAGCAAATCTATCCGTGATTGATACAAAACCATTTTATGCTGATCTACAGAGtttcattgatttattaagaaatacattATTGCCACCTTTAATTTACAGTCAtctattaagtttatttaatgaagTTTTGTGTTATGGTTCCACTTTAGCTTTACAAGATATCCTGCCAGAAGAAATTTGCAGTGTGGCCCACTCTATTGTTAGATATGTTAAAGATTTTCGTTTACTTAGTGAAGTTAGGGTGCACAGTAGCAGAAGTGGGTTTGGATTTCTTGGCCATGATTGTACAGTGTTACGAGAATACTCATTAGGTTCAGAGGTAGCCCCACTATCAACAACAATACAGTTGGTTGATCAAAGTTATGGAGAAGATGAGCATGATAGTAATCAAAGGAATGAAATTGACAAAACAATGCTACAAAGAATGTCTCTGCTAGTGCTGAAATCTGTGGCAGTAACAGTAAAAGAAATGAGATGTGATTCATCTGATAGCTCTATAGATTCCTCAGATTACAATGCCATTCAAGACATGCAAATTGTTGAACGCTCAATTAGAGATGTCTTAAAgaaacttgatttttttattagaaattgtCTTGAATTTCACCCAGAGACGccatttacaaaaatgttaatacatCTATTTAGTGAACAAGATGATTACCTGATAGAATCAATGGTATGTACACTAGACATAACTGTAGGAATTGTTTACCGTAATTCAATGTATCCAGATTTAATACCAATGTTAAATCCAATTACCTCTTTCATTGAGTTTTTGAAAGTTGTTTCACACGATAGTGATGTTCTTTTAGACTATTTGGTTAGTAATGAAACATGTTTTCTTCTGTATCTATTacggtttttaaaatatgtgagAAGAAACTGGCCCAAGTTTCTTGAGACATGTCAGTTAAGTGATGGTAGTAACCGAGGATTAGATGATACAATGAGAGTTTTGATAAGGTTGCGTTTACAAATTAGCCGGTTGGTGTCAAAATCCCTGTTTCCATATAATATCAGTCCAGTTCTTAGATTGCTTGAAGTATGTGAAAGTTTGTATGAAGGAAATGAATTCAGTTGA